Below is a window of Neofelis nebulosa isolate mNeoNeb1 chromosome 8, mNeoNeb1.pri, whole genome shotgun sequence DNA.
CTAGCCTTGTGGGCCTTtctttgtaagttaaggactcgttttgtcttgctgctttaagattttttctttatcactatatttttcaaatttcaagcaatatgtcttggtgttggcttgcttttgttgattttgatgggaattctttgtgcctcctggatctggatgtctgtttccttccctagatttaggaggttttcagctattatttcttcaaataaattttcttcccccttctctctcctcttcttccaggacttctataatacaaatgttactGCATTTGATGAAGTCGCTGGGTTCCCTAAGTCTGTTCTTGTGTtgcataattctttctctcttttgttcaacttcactgttttcattattttgtcttaTAGGTCAcgaattcattcctctgcttcttcaagcCTCCTGTTTATTGCATCAACACTGTTTCCAatcttatttattgtattttcgCCTCTGGTTGATTTTTCaactcttttatttctgtcataAGGATCTCattgatgtcttctattcttttctcaggTCCAGTGAATATCCTTCTGAATGTTACTTTAAATTCTCCCTCAAGCATGTTACTtacatctgttttgcttagatctctggctatggccttatcttgttcttttatttggggtAAATTCCTCCACCTTGGCAGTTTGTCTATATCTCTGCCTTCTTgtctgtgttagaaaagtcatgtctcctgctcctgaaagcaagcgccttatgaagaagaggtcatgtatctcccagggcctggcacttaaaaaagtgtctctggtgtgtgctgcatATGCTCTGCTGTTGGGTTTGGCCTTTCCTCCCTTAAGGCCACTTACCTGCAGAGGGtctccttgcctgctgtgggcaaTGTTTGGTCCCTGATCTGAATGTGCTGAGTTTGAACTAGgtatgctctggtctgcttgtgaaatgaaatCTGGTACCACCTCCGCCAGAACTGAGGCCCTGAAGAACTCCCTAGTCAAAAGACATGATGTGGACAGAGGTttatgctggtcttctgggggatggGCCCACCAcgctgggactgaggcaaactTGGGTGAGAAAAGCAATCCTGCCAGAGTGCAGAGGgagtggggcttggtgtaagcaagttaggcagccaatGTTGGCACTGTGCTGCTTCCCGCAGGTCGCTCTGTGTTTACGCTGAGCATGGGAGAAGAAATGGTGCCAgctagctcctttgttcctggagaggcATCCCTATGAGTGCTGCCTCTCGGGGACAtgctctgagaagagcaaatTAGCACCCTCTTGTGTGCCCCAGGAATTCTTTATATCACTGTTCCATGCCATCTGCTCCCCAggttttttgcctgccttctctccaaaaACAGCACAGTGCCCCTTCAGGCTCTATCCCAGACAAGCCACtaacctttaaaactccaggctttaagccctgctggttgtAAGAACCCATGAAATTCAGTTACTCTCGTTTTctaagccaatggctttggggagaTGTTTTCCTTGTGCATCCCCCTGTGTGCTCCAatctctcttgcccttccctgCGACCatggctccctctcccccaccagtaTCTGCTATCCTTTTCTCCCCTAAAACATGTCTGTGCACTCTCTACCTTTTTCTGTGTGGTCTCTTCTCTTTTTAGTTGAGGAGTTTGtgctgtcagtcttcaggttgattttcTGGGgcatttaggatgatttgttaGTTATCTAATTGTGTTTGTGGGACACtatgagcctagggtcctcctactgtGCTGCcattttccctcctcttcagaAACCAGATTTTAAAtcctaaaataattcatttttatctagTTTGCCATGTTGACCTTGGGAGATAATTCTAACGAGAAAATAGAGATTCAGATTCAGATTTGCCTACTTGCCTAAAACCACATTGCCTGACCAGTAGCTGAGACTCGTGTCAAGGTCTTCTGACTCTCTGTACAGCCTCATTGCCATCCATTCGAGAAAGTCAAAGGGACCTCAAACTGACCCTTCCTTAGGACAGGGCCATGGGCATCAGAGTATAATATGACATCTTACTTCCCAGGGCAGTTTATGTCTCACTAATGGGGTTGTTTATGAATcatacattaatttatttctttattcttttacttattCAATAATCAAAAATGCTTTTCTAATCTCCTACATTAAAAGTAGAATAGTTTACAAGAGCTAGCTTTGTGAtgttttcatgcatttattctaTAAACCTTTCCTAAATACCTACTAAGTtctaggcattgtgctaagctctgaggatataaagataaaaaacacTGACATGGTCCATGGCCTCATGGAACTTCTTAAAACACAGACATGAaacaaattcattcattaaatatatacCGAGCCCTTTCTATATGTTAGGCATTCTTCTAAGTGCTAGGGATACAGTAATGACCAAAACAGGACAAATCTTTGAATTTACATCCCGGTGGAAGAGAAAGTTgataataaatgtattataaaataccAGGTGCTGGTAAGTGTTGTAAGGACAAAGCAAGGTAATAAGACAAAGACTGACTGCAGGGGATAGGGAAAAGTTGAGGGAGGTTGAGAAGACCTCTCTTACAtaccctatttaaaaaaaaaatttttttttacaattgtaGCAAGCataataaaggagaaacaaatgtaaaaaaggaaattacagtgGCAGGATGAAGAGTAAGGCCTTCCCTGAGGAAATGACCCTTGAGCTGAGACCTTAGGGTTCTTAACAGGATAGGCaaggaaagaggaacaaagatgaTGGGTAGATTGGTGAGTAATGGAGTTGGTGGGAGGAATTACAGTTCACTTCCCCtcactggacctcagtttcctcacctataaagaGAGGACATTGGGTTCTATGAGCTCCAATGAGTCCTTCAAATCAGAAAGGCATAGGTCCATGCTTGACCATGCTGAACGAGTACAGGATCTTTGTgagtttctctttccttctttcccattgGATTTTTCTGTTATATGGAACTCCATTCTAGAGCATCTTCTATTATGAGTGGGCTCACTCTGAGTAAGTTTATTGATGACTCTTTGACTCATATATTCAGCCCAAATATATTTCCTGAACTTCATGACCCAAATTCCTAGTGCCTCCTGGACACACCCTCACTGTCCCACAAGGCTCATCAAACAATGTATTCAAAACTGTGTTTATTATCTTTGCCTCAAACATGTTCCTTTCCCTGGATCACCTATTTCAGTGAATGGGACCCCTCAGTCACCAAAGGCAGAAACCTGAGAAtcaattgtttatttactttctttcacCCTAACCAACAAATTGGTAATGACATCCTTTAGAATTCATCTCACTGATATCTCTTAAATCTGCCTCCTCTTATCTGCCCTCACTGTTGCAACCTCTGTTAACCCTTTATCATCTCTGACCAGGCTTACTGCTATACTCTACCAATTCTCCTTCCACAGAATGTTTGCAAGGATAATGATCTCATCTCCTTCAAATCCTTGTTTGAGTGACACTGTCTCAGTTTCTCCTGTCCTGACCACTCGATTTAAATTGCATACCTCACCGCCCTCCTCTACCCCCTCATTAacaatctctgtttctgtgatCTATTATTTTACATAGCACATAGCACCTTCTAACACATTATATTTAATTGTTatgtctattatttattttctgagtttcctaactagaatgtaagctctgttAAGCTTACATTACAAATTTTTGTCTGTTGTGTTCAATGACACACCCTAACAGTCTAGAACTCTacatggcacatagtagatactcagtaaataccTACTGAAAGAATGAGCTAATTGCCTTAACTATATGCTCCATGACCTTCTGCTCATCTTCCACATTTCTGTAGGGTTAATGCTTCTAAACTGCCAATTTGATCACATGACCTTCATGCTTGGCACCACATGTCCCTGTGTATCCTCCTGCACCCACTCATTCTGAGATAATGAAGTTCTTCAGAGAAGCACTATTATTTTATGCCTCCCTATATCTGATAATACCATTTCCTTTGCCTAGAACACTATCTTCTACTTTGTCTACTTAGTGGAGTAAATATCAGTCAAACAGTCTTAAGCATTACTTCTTTGTTTAACAGGTCATCCAGAGATAATTGATTCACATTTTTGCCATTGCTGTATCCTGTGCATTATGTTATTACAgcctttattttgcttctttatatGTCTATCTGCCTCTGTTAAATCCTAAGCCCTTTTGAGGGCAGGAATCATGTCTGAAACAATTTTGTATTCTCAGGATCTGGTACAGTGCCCAGCACTAGGATGCTTATTCAATATTTCCTGAATAAATGGGTATTAAAGTTCAAAGAAGCAGTTACAGAGGAGGCACTTTGGAATGCTGCATGTCACCAGAATTGAAGTAATAATGAGTGTGACCCAGAAGGAAACTCCTTGGTctcatagatttttatttatacctttaagctggaagtcacatttttttttaaataagagaggCAATCTTATTCCTCTGAAATGACTCAGCTacattatgttttcttccagggcCAGTAACTTTAATCATGAAAAATCTCACCATCGTTACCGAGTTTGTCCTCATGGGATTGTCCAGAAATCCCCAGATCCAGACCATCCTTTTTGCACTATTTCTGGTGATTTACCTCTTGACCCTAATGGGGAATGTGATAATGATCCTGGTGATCAGAACTGATTCTCACCTTAAGacacccatgtacttcttcctagGTCACCTGTCATTTCTAGATCTCTGTCTTTCTTCAGTAACCATGCCCAAGATGCTGCAGAACTTACTAATGCAGAATAAAATCGTATCTGTGTGGGGCTGTGTGACCCAGAGTTTCTTTCTCATATTCTCTGGGAGCACAGAGGCCTGCCTACTCTCtgccatggcctatgaccgctatgctGCCATCTGCCACCCTCTCCTCTACAGCATGGTTAAGAATAGGCCTCTTTGTGTCGGGATGGTAACTGCAGCATGGGCAGTGGGGTTCCTAAACTCCTTGCCAAACAGTCTTTTCACTTACAACTTACATTTCTGTGGCCCCAATATCATCCCTCACTTTTGCTGTGAGCTGCCTtcactcttccctctctcctgcacTGACCCTACTGCCAATGAGGCCCTTCTTGCTGGGTCATGTGCACTGTTGGGATTTGTGACACTTCCCCTGATCCTCTTCTCTTGTTCCAGAATCATCTCTGCCATCCTAAGCATACGTTCTTCTGAGGGTCAAGGCAAAGCCTTCTCTACCTGTTCTTCCCACCTTACTGTGGTGCTTTTGTATTATGGCACAGCTTTATTCAGATACATGACTCCCCTCTCCGGCTCCAAGTTGGAACAAGTGGTCTCCATTCAGTACAGTGTGATCACATCCTTGCTGAACCCCATCATCTACAGCCTCAAGAACCAGGAGGTGAAGGCAGCTCTGTATAAAATGTTGAAGCAATAAATGTGTCCTTCTGTGATGGAGAATTCCTATTGTATTTGGCTTGAAGACAGTGAGAAAACAGGTGATGAAATACATTCATAACGGCTAACTTGATCACTTTAAGAATATTCCATTTGATGAAAATAACCTCTTGTTAATAGAGGTTTAAGTGTGTGattgcttattttattgtatttggcAAGAAAATTAAGTGAAGACTGAGAAAAAAGTACTAAAATGGAGTAGTGTAGACAAACTAAGTCCAAATATGTTTGTTTTGTCCAAGAGTTTTAGGATAGAGttcagagtggtttttttttttaagatacgaGTGTAAAATGCACTTCAAAGTGGAAAGTAGTTACTAATTGAATATGATACTGAATGAAGTTTGCTTCATCCACCTAACCTTGAGTAGCCTAAAAAACTGATATGCCTAGTTGCCAGAAAGCAAAGACACAGGTTGGTGGGGACCTGCCCTAGCCCattcaagggggaaaaatagtttttcagGTGTTCTGGTGGTGACTAGTGTCTGGAATGAGATCTAGCTCTTTGGTGACTTGTTGGAACCCAAAGAATAGAATGACTATGGTCTCACAAAATGATGTTTTCATTCAACCTTGAGGCTGTCAAGCCAATTAGTTCATTCAGTATTTCATGGTCTCATTCAGCCAATACCTTCTGAGTCCAGTGCCCATTACTGCTTTGACATATATTCagtcaaataaattaatttcttgTCATAAAAGATTCATGGAGTGGGCATGGATTGcaagaacattgttaaaatgtcaatactacccaaagcaatctacacatttaatgcaatccctatcaaaattcccaccagcatttttcacagaactagaacaaacaatccaaaaattcGTATGGAACAGCAAAAGACCCCCAATtacccaaagcaaccttgaaaaagaaaattaaaactggagAGATCACAATTCCGGATTTCAAGCTATGttataaagctgtagtgatcaagacagtatggtactggcacagaaacaaacacatagatcagtggaacagataGAAAATCCAGCaatggacccacaactgtatggtcaactaaacttcaacaaagcaggaaagaatatccaatggaaaaaagacagtctcttcaacaaatgatgctgggaaaactggatggcaacatgcagaagaatgaacctggaccactttctaacaccatacacaaaaataaattcaaaatggattaaaaaataaatgtaagacaggaaaccatcaaaatcctagaggagaacacaggaagcAATCTCTTTGATCTCAATTggagcagcttcttactagacatgtcattgaatgcaaggaaaagaaaatcaaacatgAACTATCGGGACTTCGTGAaggtaaaaagcttttgcacagcaaaggaaacaatcaacaaaatgaaaaggcagcctatagaatggagaagatatttgcaaatggcatatcagatcaagggttagtatccaaaatctataaagaatttatcacacttaacacccataaaacaaacaacccagttaagaaatgggcagaagacatgagtagacattttttgaaagaagacatccagatggctaacagacacatgaaaagatgcttatcgTCATtcattgtcagggaaatacaaatcaaaaccacgatgagatatgacctcacacctgtcagaatggctaaaattaacaacacatgaAACAACAGTGTTGGGAGGaggtgaagaaaggggaaccctcttgcacttttggtgggaatgcaaactggagcagccactctggagaagagTATGGGGGTTTCTCAAAAACCTGAAAATAGAACTATtgtatgatccaggaattgcactactttgtatacccaaaggatacaaaaatacagattcaaaggggcacatgcaccccaatgtttatagtagcattattaacaatagccaaactatggagagagcccacatgtccatctactgatgaatggataaagaagatgtgatatctatctatctatctatctatctatctatctatctatctatcgatatatcacatacatatatatatatgcatatacatacacacaatggaatattagccattaaaaagaatgaaatcttgagatgcctgagtggctcagtcggttaagcatctgacttcagctcaggtcatgcatgatcttgcagattgtgagtttgaactccgcttgctgacagctcagagcctggagcctgcttcggattctgtgtctccctctctctctctgcccctctcctgcttgctctctctctctctcttaaagataaacattagaaaagaaaagaaaaaaaaaagaatgaaatcttgccatttgcaatggtgtggatagagctagaatatgttatgttaagcaaaataagtcaatcagagaaagacaaatgccatatgatctcactcatatgtggaatataagaaaaaaacccagatgaaaacatgggaagtgggggaagaagagaagagagggaaataaaccacaagagactcttaatgacagagaacaaactatgggttgatagAGGGAAGCGGGTGGGAGATAGGCTAGAttggtgatgggtactaaggagggtgcttgttgtgatgagcactggatgttgtatgtaagtaatgaatcactgaattctattcctgaaaccaaaattgcactgtatgttaactaaaatttaaatagatagctaaataaataaataagattcatGGAGTGAGGAGACAATAAACTCAAAACCCAAAGTGTAGGCTGACTCATATGATCTCctttaatgaaaatgttaatatgAATCACTGTGTTTATACCCTTATAAGCATTAACCAAAAGTAAGgttttttctttggcattttcttaatttcttacaaatcaaaataataaatatcgttggttcatttaatattttaattatgaacTTTTAATCTTAAATATGTAATAAACTCTATGGAATTAAGGGAATGGATGGACAAGaaaggtattttataatttttagagatgtaaatatataaaaatcagttttcagaaaaaatatactTCATTTTGAAGTGTATTGCTAAAATATGGATAATGGTTTTATACAATAATAATTACCCTTGCATCAGTTCTAAGGATTGACATCATCTGATTTTGTCAAggaaaaagggattttttttttgaaatttattgtcaaattggtttccatacaacacccagtgctcatcccaaaaggtgccctcttcaatactcatcacccaccctcccctccctcccaccccccatcaaccctcagtttgttctcagtttttaagagtctcttatgctttggaaaAAGggattttagtatggagtgtagTAAATCGTGTACTTCATGTGGTGCATCTGGTTCTCCTTAAGTGATCTAAATTTGAGATATGGTAGGAATAGAATTAACATgatttaatgactttttaaagtttatttatttcaagagagagagagaacatgaacaggagagggggaaagagggagagagagaaaatcccaagaaggctctgcgctTCTGTCAGTgtagggcccgacatggggcttgaactcatgaaccatgagatcgtgacctgaaccaaaaccaagagttggatgcttaactgactgagccacccaggtgcccaatttaATGACTTTTAAAGAAACAGTTCATAATGACATCATTATGCTC
It encodes the following:
- the LOC131484031 gene encoding olfactory receptor 8S1-like, whose product is MKNLTIVTEFVLMGLSRNPQIQTILFALFLVIYLLTLMGNVIMILVIRTDSHLKTPMYFFLGHLSFLDLCLSSVTMPKMLQNLLMQNKIVSVWGCVTQSFFLIFSGSTEACLLSAMAYDRYAAICHPLLYSMVKNRPLCVGMVTAAWAVGFLNSLPNSLFTYNLHFCGPNIIPHFCCELPSLFPLSCTDPTANEALLAGSCALLGFVTLPLILFSCSRIISAILSIRSSEGQGKAFSTCSSHLTVVLLYYGTALFRYMTPLSGSKLEQVVSIQYSVITSLLNPIIYSLKNQEVKAALYKMLKQ